A genomic window from Micromonospora sp. WMMA1947 includes:
- a CDS encoding DUF692 domain-containing protein — protein sequence MTGPSGVGIGWRPEIAGFVAGLPGLRFVEVVAEAVATAGPLPDGLAELRERGVDVVPHGVRLSLGGAEPVDRARVAHLAGVAAALDAPLVSEHIAFVRAGGLEAGHLLPLPRSREAVTAVVANVRRTQAELPVPLALEPIAALFDWPDDELDEADFLTEILDATGALLLLDVANVHANARNRGGDPAALLDRLPLERIAYAHVAGGAEHGGFYHDTHTDPVPAAVLDLVRELCTRRRPPALLLERDGHYPPAAELRGELDALAAASGHPVVT from the coding sequence ATGACCGGCCCGTCCGGCGTCGGCATCGGCTGGCGCCCCGAGATCGCCGGCTTCGTGGCCGGCCTGCCGGGGCTGCGCTTCGTCGAGGTGGTCGCGGAGGCGGTCGCGACCGCCGGGCCGCTCCCGGACGGGCTCGCCGAGCTGCGCGAACGCGGCGTGGACGTCGTACCCCACGGGGTGCGGCTGTCCCTCGGCGGCGCGGAGCCGGTCGACCGGGCCCGGGTGGCGCACCTGGCCGGGGTGGCCGCGGCCCTGGACGCGCCGCTGGTGAGCGAGCACATCGCGTTCGTGCGGGCCGGCGGCCTCGAGGCCGGTCACCTGCTGCCGCTGCCGCGCAGCCGCGAGGCGGTCACGGCGGTGGTGGCAAACGTGCGGCGGACGCAGGCGGAACTGCCGGTGCCGCTGGCCCTGGAACCGATCGCGGCGCTGTTCGACTGGCCGGACGACGAACTGGACGAGGCCGACTTCCTCACCGAGATCCTCGACGCCACCGGCGCGCTGCTGCTGCTCGACGTGGCGAACGTGCACGCCAACGCCCGCAACCGGGGCGGTGACCCGGCCGCGCTGCTGGACCGGCTGCCGCTGGAGCGCATCGCCTACGCGCACGTCGCGGGCGGCGCCGAGCACGGCGGCTTCTACCACGACACGCACACCGACCCGGTGCCCGCCGCCGTGCTGGACCTGGTCCGCGAGCTGTGCACCAGGCGCCGGCCGCCCGCGCTGCTGCTGGAACGCGACGGGCACTACCCGCCCGCCGCCGAGTTGCGCGGCGAACTGGACGCGCTGGCCGCCGCGTCCGGCCACCCGGTGGTCACGTGA
- a CDS encoding terpene synthase family protein, whose protein sequence is MTDGVTPDPLAVAAEQGRVCALAAQGQRGLRKAAAAHPELFPGDPFDATLFSSIAQAMAFSAPWHSAAELAVTNRAVLWGFAVDWLVDHQATSRAEVDRIIGVCLDVLDGAGAGDPLGRFLAELRDDVAAAPAWPALRGLWRDTMARTLDAMAREWGWRRTGRPTLADYLANADNLAATVVNVAHWIHTGSVSDAATLARLIEVSDEVQRALRLVNDLGTHRRDAESGDLNALLLVDDPAEVEQRFAEQVEHCRVLLAKLAGEVPREADFLSRQLGFTTGFYRHTDFWGVR, encoded by the coding sequence ATGACCGACGGCGTGACACCTGATCCGCTCGCCGTCGCCGCCGAACAGGGCCGGGTCTGCGCGCTCGCCGCGCAGGGCCAGCGCGGCCTGCGCAAGGCCGCCGCCGCGCACCCCGAGCTGTTCCCGGGTGACCCGTTCGACGCGACGCTGTTCAGCAGCATCGCGCAGGCGATGGCGTTCAGCGCCCCCTGGCACAGCGCCGCCGAGCTGGCGGTGACCAACCGCGCGGTGCTCTGGGGCTTCGCCGTCGACTGGCTGGTCGACCACCAGGCCACCAGCCGGGCCGAGGTCGACCGGATCATCGGCGTCTGCCTGGACGTGCTCGACGGCGCCGGCGCCGGCGATCCGCTGGGCCGGTTCCTGGCCGAGCTGCGCGACGACGTCGCCGCCGCGCCCGCCTGGCCGGCGCTGCGCGGCCTCTGGCGGGACACGATGGCCCGCACCCTCGACGCGATGGCCCGCGAGTGGGGCTGGCGGCGTACCGGCCGCCCCACGCTCGCCGACTACCTCGCGAACGCCGACAACCTCGCCGCGACGGTGGTGAACGTGGCGCACTGGATCCACACCGGATCGGTGAGCGACGCCGCCACGCTGGCCCGGCTGATCGAGGTCAGCGACGAGGTGCAGCGGGCCCTGCGCCTGGTCAACGACCTCGGCACCCACCGCCGCGACGCCGAGTCCGGCGACCTCAACGCGCTGCTGCTGGTCGACGACCCGGCCGAGGTCGAGCAGCGCTTCGCCGAGCAGGTCGAGCACTGCCGCGTCCTGCTGGCGAAGCTGGCCGGTGAGGTGCCGCGGGAGGCCGACTTCCTGTCCCGGCAGCTCGGTTTCACCACCGGCTTCTACCGGCACACCGACTTCTGGGGCGTGCGGTGA
- the mug gene encoding G/U mismatch-specific DNA glycosylase: MSDRRRPAGKRPEAAPGPGTPARRHPRPSREQLAAAADRLLPDVIAPGLDVLFVGINPGLWSAATGWHFARPGNRFWPALHRGGFTPRLLHPSEQDTLPALGLGITNMVARASARADELTADELVDGAATLTAKVEHYRPRWVAVVGVTAYRIGFARPKAAFGPQAETLAAARLWVLPNPSGLNAHFTPETLGAAFAELRAAVVTG, encoded by the coding sequence GTGAGCGATCGGCGGCGACCGGCCGGTAAGCGGCCCGAGGCGGCGCCGGGACCGGGGACGCCCGCCCGCCGCCACCCCCGGCCCAGCCGTGAGCAGCTCGCGGCGGCGGCCGACCGGCTGCTGCCCGACGTGATCGCACCCGGTCTGGACGTGCTGTTCGTCGGCATCAACCCGGGCCTGTGGTCGGCGGCCACCGGCTGGCACTTCGCCCGCCCGGGCAACCGGTTCTGGCCCGCCCTGCACCGGGGCGGCTTCACGCCGCGGCTGCTGCACCCCAGCGAACAGGACACGCTTCCGGCGCTGGGCCTCGGCATCACCAACATGGTGGCCCGGGCCAGTGCCCGCGCCGACGAACTCACCGCCGACGAACTGGTCGACGGCGCCGCCACGCTCACCGCGAAGGTCGAGCACTACCGGCCGCGCTGGGTGGCGGTGGTCGGGGTGACCGCGTACCGGATCGGGTTCGCCCGGCCCAAGGCGGCGTTCGGGCCGCAGGCGGAGACGCTCGCGGCGGCCCGGCTCTGGGTGCTGCCCAACCCGAGCGGTCTGAACGCCCACTTCACCCCGGAGACGCTGGGTGCCGCGTTCGCCGAGCTGCGCGCCGCGGTCGTCACGGGTTAG
- a CDS encoding DUF2630 family protein: MDDKTILSRISELVDEEHRLRADAQQHEAGTDDEARERLRALEESLDQCWDLLRRRRAARQAHGDPDAQGERPVPEVERYLQ, translated from the coding sequence ATGGACGACAAGACCATCCTGAGCCGGATCTCGGAACTCGTCGACGAGGAGCACCGGCTGCGCGCCGACGCGCAGCAGCACGAGGCCGGCACCGACGACGAGGCGCGGGAGCGGCTGCGCGCCCTGGAGGAGTCCCTGGACCAGTGCTGGGACCTGCTGCGCCGCCGCCGGGCCGCCCGCCAGGCGCACGGCGACCCGGACGCCCAGGGCGAACGCCCGGTGCCGGAGGTCGAGCGCTACCTGCAGTGA
- a CDS encoding carbon-nitrogen hydrolase family protein, which yields MTAPPAHPLTVAAVQAQPVPGDVAGNARAAARLVGRAEGARVVVLPELFLPAYHPPTLGADPDATDVAADADGRVADARLDPLRTAAADAGAAVVIGAAVRHPDRRRTISSLVVDAAGTVTAAYDKQQLWSGERELFDAGRRGATLEVDTWRLGLGVCYDGCFPEHARAAAGDGAHGYLCPSGYLAGSAHRRDLYYAARALDNTMYVVFANAVGGTDPWRFNGGAAVYDPEGRPLARGADTGEDVLVATLDPDALAATRAAHTMLLDRPLDAGAARAVLVA from the coding sequence GTGACCGCCCCGCCCGCGCACCCGCTCACCGTCGCCGCCGTCCAGGCCCAGCCCGTCCCCGGCGACGTCGCCGGCAACGCCCGTGCCGCCGCCCGCCTCGTCGGCCGGGCCGAGGGCGCCCGCGTCGTGGTGCTGCCCGAGCTGTTCCTGCCGGCGTACCACCCGCCGACGCTCGGCGCCGACCCGGACGCCACGGACGTCGCGGCCGACGCCGACGGCCGGGTGGCCGACGCCCGGCTGGACCCGCTGCGGACCGCCGCCGCCGACGCTGGCGCCGCGGTGGTCATCGGCGCCGCCGTCCGCCACCCCGACCGGCGGCGCACCATCTCCTCGCTCGTCGTGGACGCGGCCGGCACGGTCACCGCCGCGTACGACAAGCAGCAGCTCTGGAGCGGCGAGCGGGAGCTGTTCGACGCCGGTCGCCGGGGCGCCACGCTCGAGGTCGACACGTGGCGGCTGGGCCTGGGCGTCTGCTACGACGGCTGTTTCCCCGAGCACGCGCGGGCCGCCGCCGGTGACGGCGCGCACGGCTACCTCTGCCCGAGCGGCTACCTGGCCGGCTCGGCGCACCGCCGCGACCTCTACTACGCCGCCCGCGCGCTGGACAACACCATGTACGTGGTGTTCGCCAACGCGGTCGGCGGCACCGATCCCTGGCGCTTCAACGGCGGCGCGGCGGTGTACGACCCGGAGGGCCGGCCGTTGGCCCGGGGCGCCGACACCGGCGAGGACGTGCTGGTGGCAACGCTGGACCCGGATGCGCTGGCGGCCACCCGCGCGGCGCACACGATGCTGCTGGACCGTCCGCTCGACGCCGGGGCGGCGCGCGCCGTCCTCGTGGCCTGA
- a CDS encoding TIGR04222 domain-containing membrane protein, producing MTPSDTWGIPGPVFLRWYLLLAVVLVIGAVVYRRRMLAGTPVNVHGDLGPQQVAYLNGGDQLAVWAALGGLRHAGAVGVRPDRRLTTGGPLPAGATPLDQAVHHAASRGLRTRDLAADDWVRRALDELRDGLVRRGLALDQERRRTLRRGALLIGALLAIGIVRAISGMLNDRPTGWLLLSLFPLGLAFLLLNRVPWRTRAATAALNDMRRRHTWLRPAAGPAYTTYGPTEVALGVALFGTATLWTMDPGFAEQAEIQRQAMGNAGGASSGTSCGGGATAGSSCGGGSSCGGGGGCGGGGCGG from the coding sequence ATGACCCCCTCCGACACCTGGGGCATCCCCGGCCCCGTATTCCTGCGCTGGTACCTCCTGCTCGCCGTCGTCCTGGTCATCGGCGCGGTCGTCTACCGGCGGCGGATGCTCGCCGGCACGCCGGTGAACGTGCACGGCGACCTGGGGCCGCAGCAGGTCGCCTACCTCAACGGTGGCGACCAGCTCGCCGTCTGGGCCGCGCTGGGCGGGCTGCGCCACGCGGGCGCGGTCGGCGTACGACCGGACCGGCGGCTCACCACCGGCGGCCCGTTGCCGGCCGGGGCCACCCCGCTGGACCAGGCGGTCCACCACGCGGCGAGCCGCGGTCTGCGCACCCGGGACCTGGCGGCCGACGACTGGGTACGGCGTGCCCTCGACGAGCTGCGCGACGGCTTGGTCCGCCGGGGCCTGGCCCTGGACCAGGAGCGGCGCCGGACGCTGCGGCGCGGCGCGCTCCTGATCGGAGCCCTGCTGGCGATCGGCATCGTGCGCGCGATCTCCGGGATGCTCAACGATCGGCCCACCGGCTGGCTGCTGCTCAGCCTGTTCCCGCTCGGCCTCGCGTTCCTGCTGCTCAATCGCGTGCCGTGGCGGACCCGGGCGGCCACCGCCGCGCTGAACGACATGCGCCGCCGGCACACCTGGTTGCGGCCGGCCGCCGGGCCCGCGTACACCACGTACGGTCCGACCGAGGTGGCACTGGGCGTGGCGCTGTTCGGCACCGCCACGCTCTGGACGATGGATCCGGGCTTCGCGGAGCAGGCCGAGATCCAGCGGCAGGCGATGGGCAACGCGGGCGGCGCGAGCTCCGGCACCTCCTGCGGCGGCGGGGCGACCGCCGGCAGCTCCTGCGGAGGCGGCAGCTCCTGCGGCGGAGGCGGTGGCTGCGGCGGAGGCGGGTGCGGCGGATGA
- a CDS encoding SDR family oxidoreductase — translation MDLGLGDRVYVLTGASGGLGFATAEQLVADGARVVISARTPERVAAAIEALGGPRHAIGLTADLTDPATPERLVAAAREHFGRLDGALISVGGPPPGTAATVTDEQWRESFETVFLGSVRLARTVAGALTDGGAIGLVLSTSVRGPLPGLGISNGLRPGLAGVAKDMADEFGPRGARVVSLLPGRIMTDRNRELLAGSGDPERARAQAEAAIPLRRIGDPAEFGKVAAFLLSPAAGYVTGITVPVDGGALRGL, via the coding sequence ATGGATCTCGGACTCGGCGACCGGGTGTACGTGCTCACCGGCGCCTCCGGCGGCCTCGGCTTCGCCACCGCCGAACAGCTCGTCGCCGACGGCGCCCGGGTGGTCATCTCCGCGCGTACCCCGGAACGGGTGGCCGCCGCGATCGAGGCGCTCGGCGGCCCGCGGCACGCAATCGGGCTGACCGCCGACCTCACCGACCCCGCCACCCCGGAGCGGCTCGTCGCCGCCGCCCGCGAACACTTCGGCCGCCTCGACGGCGCGCTGATCTCGGTCGGTGGCCCGCCGCCGGGCACCGCCGCCACCGTGACCGACGAGCAGTGGCGCGAGTCGTTCGAGACGGTCTTCCTGGGCAGCGTCCGGCTCGCACGCACAGTGGCCGGAGCACTCACCGACGGCGGCGCGATCGGGCTGGTGCTGTCCACCTCGGTACGCGGACCGCTGCCCGGTCTCGGCATCTCCAACGGCCTGCGGCCGGGCCTCGCCGGCGTGGCCAAGGACATGGCGGACGAGTTCGGCCCGCGCGGCGCACGCGTGGTCAGCCTGCTGCCGGGACGGATCATGACCGACCGCAACCGGGAGCTGCTGGCCGGTTCCGGCGACCCCGAGCGGGCCCGCGCGCAGGCCGAGGCGGCGATCCCGCTCCGGCGCATCGGCGACCCGGCGGAGTTCGGAAAGGTGGCCGCGTTCCTGCTCTCCCCCGCCGCCGGGTACGTCACCGGGATCACCGTCCCGGTCGACGGCGGCGCGCTGCGCGGGCTGTGA
- a CDS encoding prenyltransferase/squalene oxidase repeat-containing protein, with protein sequence MTLTARPVPATRSGTTRDLIAALDGEPEGQTSPSVYETGRLVTLAPWLDGHDRRLAWLLDRQRPDGGWGGPGGYALVPTLSAVEALLAELHRDGPSAAPSAAVHRGLAYLAGALRDGAPPDLPATDLIVPALLAAVDRHLDGPAGPPPGLTEWAGRPRLPLPAGLDPARLTRVRGLLATGRPVPEKLAHALEVAGELAYRAPGVRPSASGAVGASPAATAAWLGGPEPGPALDYLNAVARPGPVPCASPITVFERAWVLGILVRAGVPVGAPEPVLTELRAAVGPSGAATAPGLPADADTTAVTLYALARLGRAPGVASLAGFDTGRHFCTWPGEDGASLTTNAHVLDALGEQPSGPGVTGARRRVTDWLLDRQEPDGRWEDRWHASPYYATYAVLLALADHAPDGAARAAVERGVAWLLDTQRPDGSWGRWDGTAEETAYAVLALADAGRPGDPRIMSALARGRRRLSELDGCDDEPALWHDKDLYRPTRIVRAAVLAASAAPGRPGPGPHLP encoded by the coding sequence GTGACGCTGACCGCCCGACCGGTGCCCGCCACCCGGTCCGGGACCACGCGTGACCTGATCGCCGCGCTCGACGGCGAACCGGAGGGGCAGACGTCACCGTCGGTCTACGAGACCGGGCGGCTGGTCACGCTCGCGCCGTGGCTCGACGGCCACGACCGGCGCCTGGCCTGGCTGCTGGACCGGCAGCGCCCGGACGGCGGCTGGGGCGGCCCCGGCGGGTACGCGCTGGTCCCGACGTTGAGCGCGGTCGAGGCGCTGCTGGCCGAGCTGCACCGCGACGGGCCGTCCGCCGCGCCGTCCGCCGCCGTCCACCGGGGACTGGCGTACCTGGCCGGGGCGCTGCGCGACGGCGCTCCGCCGGACCTGCCGGCCACCGACCTGATCGTGCCCGCGCTGCTCGCAGCAGTGGACCGGCACCTCGACGGGCCGGCCGGGCCGCCACCCGGGCTGACCGAGTGGGCCGGCCGGCCCCGCCTGCCGCTGCCGGCCGGTCTCGACCCGGCCCGCCTGACCCGGGTACGCGGACTGCTCGCCACCGGGCGGCCCGTGCCGGAGAAGCTGGCGCACGCCCTGGAGGTGGCGGGTGAGCTGGCGTACCGCGCGCCCGGGGTGCGTCCCTCGGCGAGCGGCGCCGTCGGCGCCTCACCGGCCGCCACCGCCGCCTGGCTGGGCGGGCCGGAGCCCGGACCCGCGCTGGACTACCTGAACGCTGTCGCCCGCCCCGGCCCGGTGCCCTGCGCGAGCCCGATCACCGTCTTCGAACGGGCCTGGGTGCTCGGCATCCTGGTCCGGGCCGGCGTGCCGGTCGGCGCGCCCGAGCCGGTGCTGACCGAGCTGCGCGCCGCCGTCGGGCCGTCCGGCGCGGCCACCGCGCCCGGCCTGCCCGCCGACGCCGACACCACGGCGGTCACGCTCTACGCCCTGGCCCGGCTCGGCCGCGCGCCCGGTGTCGCGTCGCTGGCCGGATTCGACACCGGCCGGCACTTCTGCACCTGGCCCGGGGAGGACGGTGCCTCGCTGACCACGAACGCGCACGTGCTCGACGCGCTCGGCGAGCAGCCCAGCGGTCCCGGCGTCACCGGCGCCCGGCGCCGCGTCACCGACTGGCTGCTGGACCGGCAGGAGCCGGACGGGCGGTGGGAGGACCGCTGGCACGCCTCGCCGTACTACGCCACCTACGCGGTGCTGCTGGCGCTGGCCGACCACGCGCCGGACGGCGCGGCGCGTGCCGCCGTCGAGCGGGGCGTCGCCTGGTTGCTGGACACGCAGCGCCCGGACGGCTCCTGGGGACGGTGGGACGGCACCGCCGAGGAGACTGCGTACGCGGTGCTCGCCCTGGCCGACGCGGGCCGGCCCGGTGACCCCCGGATCATGTCGGCGCTGGCGCGGGGACGTCGTCGACTGTCCGAGCTGGACGGATGCGACGACGAACCGGCACTATGGCACGACAAGGACCTCTACCGCCCGACGCGGATCGTGCGCGCCGCGGTGCTGGCGGCCTCGGCCGCGCCGGGGCGGCCCGGTCCGGGGCCGCACCTACCATGA
- a CDS encoding HAD-IA family hydrolase yields the protein MPLLLLDLDNTLLDRDGPFRAWGERFLDGIGAPPADLDWLVSVDADGLTNRWDVADAIRDRYALRIPSIDLVDELHDGVVAHMRLDPLVACALRIAADAGWVPVVVTNGASRQQDAKIRKTGLDRYVADWVISEEAGVSKPNPRIFALAAQRARMPLRGAWVVGDSPEADIGGATAVGLPSVWLHRGRRWSDPRFAPTRIEDGLIAAVAAVLAG from the coding sequence GTGCCGTTGCTCCTGCTCGATCTGGACAACACCCTGCTCGACCGCGACGGGCCGTTCCGCGCCTGGGGAGAACGCTTCCTGGACGGCATCGGCGCGCCGCCGGCCGACCTCGACTGGCTGGTGTCGGTGGACGCGGACGGGCTCACCAACAGGTGGGACGTGGCGGATGCGATCCGCGACCGGTACGCGCTGCGCATCCCCTCGATCGACCTGGTCGACGAGCTGCACGACGGCGTGGTGGCGCACATGCGGCTGGACCCGCTGGTGGCCTGCGCGCTGCGGATCGCCGCCGACGCGGGCTGGGTGCCGGTGGTGGTCACCAACGGCGCGTCCCGTCAACAGGACGCCAAGATCCGCAAGACCGGCCTGGACCGGTACGTCGCCGACTGGGTGATCTCCGAGGAGGCGGGCGTCAGCAAGCCCAACCCGAGGATCTTCGCGCTCGCCGCCCAGCGGGCCCGGATGCCGCTGCGCGGCGCGTGGGTGGTGGGCGACAGCCCGGAGGCGGACATCGGCGGCGCGACGGCGGTGGGCCTGCCCAGCGTCTGGCTGCACCGGGGACGCCGCTGGTCCGACCCGAGGTTCGCGCCCACCCGGATCGAGGACGGGCTGATCGCCGCCGTCGCGGCCGTCCTGGCCGGCTGA
- a CDS encoding cytochrome P450: MPLRQILPAVLRDPARALIDIGNRTEGELVRLNLGSFRPYLVTHPKHVQHVLRDRADNYERAGDGLFWRPVKRLFGEGILGEGQIWSASRRMLQPMFTAKRVEALVDGMADAIRDAVDELDEPARAGRPVDIGVEQARIVSRAIMKVLFADRISVPDAMRVIEAQDRIATAVIPRIIVPFAPLSLPMPGDRTFARAVRIVDDVLVPIVRETRESADQGDDVISTLWQARTDDGRQLDERQVRNDTVAMFAATTETTINVLTWAWPHLDQHPEVAERLYAEIDEVVGGEPVRREHLSRLTYTRMVLDELLRLYPIGWIIPRRAVDGDVIDGVPIEPGATMAVSPLITQRMRQFWDRPDEFDPERFRHERVRARHRYAHFPFGGGPHQCLGMYLFYLEAQLILATMLSRYRFRLHRTGVPGLRLAAALRPRERVELTLVAAGRTEGA; encoded by the coding sequence GTGCCGCTGCGGCAGATCCTGCCCGCGGTGCTCCGCGACCCCGCCCGGGCGCTCATCGACATCGGTAACCGTACCGAAGGCGAACTGGTCCGGCTCAACCTCGGTTCGTTCCGGCCCTACCTGGTCACCCACCCGAAGCACGTGCAGCACGTCCTGCGTGACCGGGCGGACAACTACGAACGAGCAGGTGACGGGCTGTTCTGGCGCCCGGTCAAGCGGCTGTTCGGCGAGGGCATCCTCGGCGAGGGGCAGATCTGGTCGGCCAGCCGGCGGATGCTCCAGCCGATGTTCACCGCCAAGCGGGTGGAGGCGCTCGTCGACGGGATGGCCGACGCGATCCGCGACGCGGTCGACGAACTGGACGAGCCGGCCCGCGCCGGCCGGCCGGTCGACATCGGCGTGGAGCAGGCGCGCATCGTCAGCCGGGCGATCATGAAGGTACTGTTCGCCGACCGGATCTCGGTGCCGGACGCGATGCGGGTGATCGAGGCGCAGGACCGCATCGCCACCGCCGTCATCCCCCGGATCATCGTCCCGTTCGCGCCGCTGTCCCTGCCGATGCCGGGGGACCGCACGTTCGCCCGCGCCGTCCGCATCGTCGACGACGTGCTGGTGCCGATCGTCCGCGAGACGCGGGAGTCCGCCGACCAGGGCGACGACGTCATCTCGACGCTCTGGCAGGCGCGCACCGACGACGGACGCCAGCTCGACGAGCGGCAGGTCCGCAACGACACGGTGGCCATGTTCGCCGCCACCACCGAGACCACCATCAACGTGCTGACCTGGGCCTGGCCCCACCTGGACCAGCACCCGGAGGTGGCCGAGCGGCTCTACGCCGAGATCGACGAGGTGGTCGGCGGCGAGCCGGTACGCCGCGAGCACCTGAGCCGGCTCACCTACACCCGGATGGTGCTGGACGAGCTGCTGCGGCTCTACCCGATCGGGTGGATCATCCCGCGCCGCGCTGTCGACGGCGACGTCATCGACGGCGTCCCGATCGAGCCCGGCGCCACGATGGCGGTCAGCCCGCTGATCACCCAGCGGATGCGGCAGTTCTGGGACCGCCCGGACGAGTTCGACCCGGAGCGGTTCCGCCACGAGCGGGTCCGCGCCCGGCACCGGTACGCCCACTTCCCGTTCGGCGGCGGCCCGCACCAGTGCCTCGGGATGTACCTGTTCTACCTGGAGGCACAGCTCATCCTCGCCACCATGCTCAGCCGCTACCGGTTCCGGCTGCACCGCACCGGCGTACCCGGACTGCGGCTGGCCGCGGCGTTGCGGCCGCGCGAGCGGGTCGAGCTGACGCTCGTCGCGGCCGGGCGGACGGAGGGGGCATGA
- a CDS encoding RIO1 family regulatory kinase/ATPase produces the protein MRDHDFPAPQRRGRGKSRFDDDEPDFLKRGRHTPPTLTDPDAEPEAEDAWSSWDQAVHGPEPHPDWLVTELAARDTELGVLKTGKEADVHLVRRAVPGTDRSCLLAVKRYRDAQHRLFHRDAGYLEGRRVRRSREMRAMTGRTAFGRQMIAGQWAAAEFAALSQLWEIGSASGRIAVPYPVQLLGTELMLEFVGDAGAGEAAPRLAQTRPDAGELRDLWEQLVEALTVLARAGYAHGDLSPYNLLVDAGRLVMIDLPQVVDVVANPQGADFLARDVRVVAAWFTARGMPATVTDPAALTEALLREAGLR, from the coding sequence GTGCGCGATCACGACTTCCCGGCGCCGCAGCGCCGTGGCCGCGGCAAGAGCCGCTTCGACGACGACGAACCCGACTTCCTGAAGCGGGGGCGGCACACCCCGCCGACCCTCACCGACCCGGACGCCGAGCCCGAGGCGGAGGACGCCTGGTCCTCCTGGGACCAGGCCGTCCACGGCCCCGAGCCGCACCCGGACTGGCTGGTCACCGAACTGGCCGCCCGGGACACCGAGCTCGGGGTGCTCAAGACCGGCAAGGAGGCGGACGTCCACCTGGTCCGCCGGGCCGTGCCGGGCACCGACCGGAGTTGCCTGCTCGCGGTCAAGCGCTACCGCGACGCCCAGCACCGGCTGTTCCACCGCGACGCCGGTTACCTGGAGGGCCGCCGGGTGCGCCGGTCCCGTGAGATGCGGGCGATGACCGGCCGCACCGCGTTCGGCCGGCAGATGATCGCCGGGCAGTGGGCGGCGGCCGAGTTCGCCGCGCTGTCCCAGCTCTGGGAGATCGGGTCCGCCTCCGGGCGGATCGCGGTGCCCTATCCGGTGCAGCTGCTCGGCACCGAGCTGATGCTGGAGTTCGTCGGCGACGCCGGGGCGGGGGAGGCCGCGCCGCGGCTGGCCCAGACCCGGCCCGACGCCGGCGAGCTGCGTGACCTGTGGGAGCAGCTCGTCGAGGCGCTGACGGTGCTCGCCCGCGCCGGGTACGCACACGGCGACCTGTCCCCGTACAACCTGCTGGTGGACGCGGGCCGGCTGGTGATGATCGACCTGCCACAGGTGGTCGACGTGGTGGCCAACCCGCAGGGGGCCGACTTCCTGGCCCGCGACGTGCGGGTGGTGGCCGCCTGGTTCACCGCCCGCGGGATGCCGGCGACGGTGACCGACCCGGCGGCGCTGACCGAGGCGCTGCTGCGGGAGGCGGGGCTGCGCTGA
- a CDS encoding TetR/AcrR family transcriptional regulator: protein MPRVSQDQLDARRQEILAAARACFARHGYEGATVRRLEEATGLSRGAIFHHFRDKDSLFLAVAEDDAAAMVETVARNGLVQVMRDLLARAVSPDTTGWLGSQLEVSRRLRTDPAFAKRWAERSEAIAAATRERLLRQREAGVLRDDVPIDVLAQFLELAYDGLVLHLAMGRPAGDLARVLDLVEEAVRRH, encoded by the coding sequence GTGCCCAGAGTAAGTCAGGACCAGCTCGACGCGCGCCGGCAGGAGATCCTCGCGGCGGCGCGGGCGTGTTTCGCCCGGCACGGCTACGAGGGCGCCACCGTGCGGCGGCTGGAGGAGGCCACCGGCCTGTCCCGTGGCGCGATCTTCCACCACTTCCGCGACAAGGACTCGCTGTTCCTCGCCGTGGCCGAGGACGACGCCGCCGCGATGGTGGAGACGGTGGCCCGTAACGGCCTGGTGCAGGTCATGCGCGACCTGCTCGCCCGGGCCGTCTCGCCGGACACCACCGGCTGGCTCGGCAGCCAGCTGGAGGTCTCCCGCCGGCTGCGCACCGACCCCGCCTTCGCCAAGCGCTGGGCGGAGCGCTCCGAGGCCATCGCCGCGGCCACCCGGGAGCGCCTGCTGCGGCAGCGCGAGGCGGGTGTGCTCCGCGACGACGTGCCGATCGACGTGCTGGCCCAGTTCCTGGAGCTGGCCTACGACGGGCTCGTGCTGCACCTGGCGATGGGCCGGCCGGCCGGCGACCTGGCCCGGGTGCTCGACCTGGTCGAGGAGGCCGTCCGCCGGCACTGA